The proteins below come from a single Rickettsiales bacterium genomic window:
- a CDS encoding TlpA disulfide reductase family protein, translated as MFKNASPVTMFLLSAFVLLMGVYLHVQTRKYGAGLGQEMISGTVPDFTWQDFNGKSHDIKELKGRTLVIHFWASWCGPCRKEFPSLLATAKADKDVTFLTISGDDTLASAEKFVEQSQKDANAKDLPNVLYAFDPEKKVAFDIFQTAVYPESILVDKTQQMHHKFPGAVDWQSAEVQDALKSVK; from the coding sequence ATGTTCAAAAATGCGAGCCCCGTCACCATGTTCCTGCTCTCAGCCTTTGTGCTGCTGATGGGAGTCTATCTGCACGTGCAGACACGCAAATACGGCGCAGGGCTCGGGCAGGAAATGATAAGCGGAACCGTACCGGATTTTACCTGGCAGGATTTCAACGGCAAATCGCACGACATCAAGGAACTGAAAGGCCGCACTCTGGTTATTCATTTCTGGGCGAGCTGGTGCGGTCCGTGCCGCAAGGAATTCCCCTCCCTGCTTGCGACCGCAAAAGCGGATAAGGACGTCACATTTCTAACCATCTCCGGTGACGATACGCTCGCAAGCGCAGAGAAATTTGTGGAGCAGTCGCAGAAGGATGCAAACGCGAAAGACCTGCCGAACGTGCTTTACGCATTCGACCCGGAAAAAAAAGTTGCTTTCGACATTTTCCAGACTGCCGTTTACCCCGAAAGCATTCTCGTGGATAAAACCCAGCAGATGCACCACAAATTCCCAGGCGCTGTGGACTGGCAGAGTGCCGAAGTGCAGGACGCGCTGAAATCCGTAAAATAA
- a CDS encoding YdeI/OmpD-associated family protein — protein MAEQNILSFPHKEAWEKWIKQHQADSNGVWLKLIKKSVDEKALTYAEALDVALCYGWIDGQKKTHDESAWLQKFTPRRKGSLWSKKNREHVERLIKEGRMQAAGLKEIEAAKQDGRWEKAYDAASSATMPEDFLQALAKDKKASAFFATLNKANLYAITWRLQTAKKPETRQKRMESILAMLHEGKKFH, from the coding sequence ATGGCAGAGCAGAATATTTTATCTTTTCCTCATAAGGAGGCGTGGGAGAAATGGATTAAGCAGCATCAGGCTGACAGCAATGGTGTATGGCTCAAATTAATTAAAAAATCGGTCGATGAGAAAGCGCTGACCTATGCAGAGGCGCTGGACGTAGCGCTATGCTACGGCTGGATCGACGGGCAGAAGAAAACGCATGACGAATCCGCGTGGCTGCAGAAATTCACACCGCGCCGCAAAGGCAGTCTCTGGTCTAAAAAGAACCGCGAGCATGTGGAGCGCCTGATCAAGGAAGGCCGCATGCAGGCGGCAGGGTTAAAAGAAATCGAAGCGGCGAAACAGGATGGGCGCTGGGAGAAAGCCTATGATGCGGCGTCCAGTGCCACGATGCCGGAGGATTTTTTACAGGCACTTGCTAAGGATAAGAAAGCCTCCGCGTTTTTTGCCACGCTTAATAAAGCCAATCTCTATGCCATTACCTGGCGGCTGCAGACGGCGAAGAAACCGGAAACACGGCAGAAACGCATGGAAAGCATTCTTGCCATGCTGCATGAGGGTAAGAAGTTTCACTAG
- a CDS encoding PAS domain-containing protein: protein MDHIPNAENERRLPVRLLNYWNKIRGSRRFPSERLIEPEEIAALWDHCYLIQVNDLENRLKADFTYLGPEIVKTYKQYLAGEDTQDIIVPNSSKLVPNFRQVIERKEPIMQADVFITSRGNTIRFRQCMLPLGEHDDRVEAIFGCMQLKLYP, encoded by the coding sequence ATGGACCACATACCCAACGCCGAGAACGAAAGACGTTTGCCCGTACGGCTGCTCAATTACTGGAATAAGATTCGAGGTTCGCGCCGCTTTCCTTCTGAAAGACTGATCGAACCGGAAGAAATCGCTGCGCTTTGGGATCATTGCTATCTGATACAGGTCAACGATCTGGAAAACCGCCTCAAGGCGGATTTCACTTACCTGGGCCCGGAAATCGTTAAAACCTACAAACAGTACCTCGCCGGGGAAGATACGCAGGATATCATCGTGCCTAACTCCAGCAAACTCGTTCCGAACTTCCGCCAGGTGATCGAACGCAAGGAACCTATCATGCAGGCAGATGTCTTCATCACCAGCCGCGGCAATACCATCCGCTTCCGCCAGTGCATGCTGCCGCTGGGCGAGCATGACGACCGCGTGGAAGCCATCTTCGGCTGCATGCAGCTGAAGCTTTATCCTTAA
- the mscL gene encoding large-conductance mechanosensitive channel protein MscL: MSIMKEFREFAVKGNALDLAVGVIIGAAFGKIVSSLVGDVIMPPLGLLIGGIDFSNFALTLKAASDGKPAVVLSYGKFLQSVFDFTIIAFVIFMFVKLINKIKRAEEAKPKLTTDQQLLTEIRDLLKK, from the coding sequence ATGAGCATTATGAAAGAGTTTCGCGAGTTCGCGGTCAAAGGCAACGCGCTTGATCTGGCAGTCGGTGTTATTATCGGCGCGGCATTCGGTAAGATCGTATCCTCGCTGGTGGGGGATGTCATCATGCCGCCGCTCGGGCTGCTGATCGGTGGGATTGATTTTTCCAATTTCGCGCTGACGCTGAAAGCAGCTTCCGACGGCAAACCTGCTGTCGTGCTGAGCTACGGCAAGTTCCTGCAAAGCGTGTTTGATTTTACAATCATTGCCTTTGTGATTTTCATGTTCGTCAAACTGATCAATAAGATCAAGCGCGCAGAAGAAGCTAAACCCAAGCTCACAACCGATCAGCAACTGCTGACCGAAATCAGGGATTTGTTGAAGAAATAG
- a CDS encoding sugar O-acetyltransferase: MPNDNQTIVIVHKTPESAAMVANVKHAMAITAKLNRLTFNDADEVRALFSELIGKQVDDSFLLAPPFYMAGGAETRIGRNVFINQNCNVCDFGGLDIGDDVMIGPNVSIVTAGHALEPSKRRSHVIAKPIVIERNVWIATGAIIIGGVTIGENAVVAAGSVVTKDVPANTMVAGNPAKVIRLITD, from the coding sequence ATGCCGAATGACAACCAGACCATTGTCATTGTGCACAAAACGCCTGAATCCGCGGCGATGGTGGCGAATGTTAAACATGCCATGGCGATCACTGCTAAGCTCAATCGTTTAACGTTCAATGATGCGGATGAAGTCCGCGCCCTGTTCAGTGAGCTTATCGGCAAGCAGGTGGATGACAGTTTCCTGCTGGCTCCCCCATTCTATATGGCAGGTGGAGCAGAGACTCGCATCGGGCGTAATGTTTTCATTAACCAGAATTGTAATGTATGTGACTTTGGCGGGCTCGATATCGGTGATGATGTGATGATCGGGCCTAACGTCAGTATCGTCACAGCCGGTCATGCGCTTGAGCCTTCCAAGCGGCGTTCTCATGTAATTGCAAAGCCCATCGTGATCGAGAGAAATGTCTGGATAGCTACCGGTGCGATTATCATCGGTGGGGTCACAATCGGTGAGAACGCAGTCGTTGCAGCCGGGTCAGTGGTAACCAAAGACGTTCCCGCGAATACCATGGTTGCAGGCAACCCGGCAAAAGTTATTCGTCTTATCACAGATTAA
- a CDS encoding flagellar motor protein MotB — protein MADNKEASIIIKKVKKGGHGGHHGGAWKVAYADFVTAMMAFFLLLWLLQATAQSQKEGIAEYFTPTIGIRDAAGIGFKGGKTSYDEGRKVAERSPPGIIVGKMPQGPTSQKMDKQAPVESTKDAYLFDKAEKNIKQAMEEDPNFRDFKDNVIVEQSPEGLKIELIDDDKLPMFEPGGAQLTQAGEKILREMSKIIMQMPNQISITGHTEATNYMENYGAYTNWELTADRANAARRFLMTTNMEPGRVAKVVGRADQELLDPKHPTSPRNRRTTIVLLRAAYLKTLDEQTPAPPDMLTVPKATDGVIAPPPKPAAPAKAR, from the coding sequence ATGGCGGATAATAAAGAAGCATCCATTATCATCAAAAAGGTCAAGAAGGGCGGTCATGGCGGTCATCATGGCGGCGCATGGAAAGTGGCCTATGCGGATTTCGTAACAGCGATGATGGCGTTTTTCCTTCTGCTGTGGTTACTACAGGCAACCGCACAGTCGCAGAAGGAAGGTATTGCCGAATATTTTACGCCGACCATCGGCATACGCGATGCGGCGGGCATCGGATTCAAAGGCGGCAAGACGAGTTATGATGAAGGGCGCAAGGTGGCGGAACGCAGCCCTCCGGGTATCATCGTAGGCAAAATGCCGCAGGGGCCGACCTCGCAGAAAATGGATAAGCAGGCGCCTGTGGAATCCACTAAGGATGCTTATCTTTTCGATAAGGCGGAAAAGAATATCAAGCAGGCCATGGAAGAAGACCCGAACTTCAGGGACTTTAAGGATAATGTTATCGTGGAGCAGTCGCCGGAAGGTTTGAAGATTGAGCTGATCGACGACGATAAGCTTCCCATGTTCGAACCGGGCGGTGCCCAGCTGACGCAGGCGGGTGAAAAGATCCTGCGCGAGATGTCCAAGATCATCATGCAGATGCCGAACCAGATTTCCATCACCGGGCATACGGAAGCGACGAACTACATGGAAAATTACGGCGCCTATACGAACTGGGAGCTGACGGCGGACCGCGCCAATGCCGCGCGGCGTTTCCTGATGACGACCAATATGGAACCGGGCAGGGTGGCCAAGGTTGTAGGGCGTGCCGACCAGGAGCTGCTGGACCCCAAGCATCCCACCTCGCCGCGCAACCGCCGCACCACCATTGTGCTGCTGCGTGCGGCTTATCTTAAAACGCTGGATGAACAGACACCGGCACCGCCGGATATGCTGACCGTTCCCAAAGCGACGGATGGTGTCATAGCGCCTCCGCCAAAGCCTGCTGCGCCAGCCAAGGCTCGTTAA
- the motA gene encoding flagellar motor stator protein MotA — translation MLFIVGFVVVLGSVVGGYVMHHGNLAVLWQPNEFIIICGAALGQFLIANPIKVVKDAGKSMKFLMKGSPYKKADYTELLLLLYVTFKTMKTKGMLEMESHIENPHESSLFSSYPKFLHNHHAVAFLCDNIRVMTMGVEDHYQIEELMERDLESHHHEHERISTAIVNTGDAMPALGIVAAVLGVITTMGSITEPPAVLGSLIGAALVGTFSGILISYGFLSPMGKFIGAYYEDDVKYLQCIKVALLAHLHGNAPVVSIEFARASIDSHERPTFQEIDEAVNNIGSAAPAAG, via the coding sequence ATGCTGTTTATTGTTGGATTCGTTGTAGTTCTCGGCTCGGTTGTCGGCGGGTATGTCATGCATCACGGCAATCTCGCGGTGCTGTGGCAGCCGAACGAATTTATCATTATCTGCGGCGCGGCCCTTGGCCAGTTTCTGATCGCCAATCCTATCAAGGTGGTGAAGGATGCCGGGAAGAGCATGAAGTTCCTCATGAAGGGGTCGCCGTATAAGAAAGCGGATTATACGGAGCTTTTGCTGCTGCTTTACGTTACCTTCAAAACCATGAAGACCAAGGGCATGCTCGAGATGGAAAGCCATATCGAGAACCCGCATGAAAGCTCGTTATTTTCCTCTTACCCCAAGTTTCTGCATAACCATCATGCGGTTGCCTTCCTGTGCGACAATATCCGCGTGATGACGATGGGCGTGGAAGACCATTACCAGATTGAGGAGCTGATGGAGCGCGACCTGGAGTCGCATCACCATGAGCATGAACGTATTTCCACGGCTATCGTCAATACGGGCGACGCCATGCCGGCGCTCGGTATTGTAGCGGCAGTGCTCGGCGTGATTACGACGATGGGCAGTATCACCGAGCCGCCGGCGGTTCTTGGCAGCCTTATCGGCGCGGCGCTGGTCGGTACGTTTTCCGGTATTCTGATCTCCTACGGTTTTCTGAGCCCCATGGGGAAATTCATTGGGGCTTACTACGAGGATGATGTCAAATACCTGCAATGTATCAAAGTAGCGCTGCTTGCACATCTGCACGGCAATGCGCCGGTCGTTTCGATCGAGTTTGCGCGCGCAAGCATTGACAGTCATGAAAGACCGACATTCCAGGAAATCGATGAAGCGGTCAATAATATCGGTAGTGCAGCACCCGCTGCAGGATAG
- a CDS encoding glycosyltransferase family 4 protein, with translation MAMEFLPYMLAALVLSLVGTGLALRLLRKYRVMDTPNARSNHKAVTPRGGGIAMMAVSLPLLALYGMDWRIVAAALLLAGISFVDDMRGLPARVRFLAQAIAVMIAIPVLHGRLLPDAVPQALEWIGLALCWLWFINLTNFMDGIDGITSMQVVMMAVGISVCVAIKPLLPLWLAGSCGIIAAAVLGFYWFNRSPAKLFMGDVGSIPLGFLMGYLLISLALQGAWISALILPAYYLGDATFTLVKRGLRGEKVWEAHSQHAYQQAVRAGLSHRQVVEQISLLNLLLISLAVLASIETMRMGLVMLFTAYAAVALTMRSLMRGKA, from the coding sequence ATGGCAATGGAATTTCTTCCCTACATGCTTGCTGCTTTGGTGCTTTCGCTGGTGGGAACGGGGCTTGCGCTCAGGCTTTTGCGCAAATACCGCGTAATGGATACGCCCAATGCGCGCAGCAACCACAAAGCCGTGACACCGCGCGGCGGCGGGATTGCGATGATGGCGGTGAGCCTGCCGCTGCTTGCGCTTTACGGTATGGATTGGCGGATCGTGGCGGCGGCGCTGTTGCTTGCAGGGATTTCCTTCGTGGATGATATGCGCGGGCTGCCTGCGCGTGTGCGGTTCCTAGCGCAGGCGATCGCAGTGATGATTGCCATTCCGGTGCTGCATGGGCGTCTGCTGCCGGATGCCGTGCCTCAGGCGCTCGAATGGATTGGGCTTGCGCTGTGCTGGCTGTGGTTCATTAATCTCACAAACTTCATGGATGGGATTGATGGCATTACCTCCATGCAGGTCGTCATGATGGCGGTAGGTATCAGCGTTTGCGTGGCGATCAAGCCTTTGCTTCCGTTGTGGCTTGCCGGTTCCTGCGGCATTATCGCGGCTGCGGTGCTCGGGTTTTACTGGTTCAATCGTTCACCCGCCAAGCTGTTTATGGGCGATGTGGGCAGTATACCGCTTGGGTTCCTGATGGGCTATCTGCTCATCAGCCTCGCGTTGCAGGGGGCATGGATTTCTGCGCTTATCCTGCCTGCCTATTATCTGGGCGATGCGACATTCACGTTGGTGAAGCGGGGCTTACGCGGTGAAAAAGTCTGGGAGGCGCACTCGCAGCATGCATACCAGCAGGCTGTGCGGGCTGGTTTAAGCCATCGTCAGGTGGTGGAGCAGATTTCGCTGCTGAATCTGCTGCTTATCAGCCTTGCAGTACTTGCAAGCATAGAAACTATGCGTATGGGGCTTGTCATGTTGTTTACGGCGTATGCTGCCGTCGCGTTGACCATGCGCAGCCTGATGAGGGGAAAAGCCTAA
- the mutL gene encoding DNA mismatch repair endonuclease MutL — MIRILPPTTVNRIAAGEVIERPASAVKELVENAIDAGATRIDVTLQLAGKALIRVSDNGSGMTRDELSLCIERHATSKLPDDDLLHVRHLGFRGEALPSIGSVSRLSITSRKQGAEDAWQVVVEGGEAFEPVPAAHKHGTTVEVRDLFYATPARLKFLRADRTEVEQAKDILMRLAMANPSVSFSLTSDERSLARYDGAQGELLDARIERLSEILGREFRANALPIDAQREGIRISGFASLPTYNRGTSTEQYLFVNGRPVRDKLLLGVVKAAYQDFLERNRHPVVALFIDLPPDNVDVNVHPAKAEVRFRETGLVRGTIISALKQAIAGGAQRASTTVADMAQSLIAANAQQPYYYTPNMAFTPRGQVAEAAPLQFFASAIQQAPLARAPEAPAVQGYENYRLGAARGQVHNTYIVSQTADGLVIVDQHAAHERLVYERMKESIAETGIARQKLLIPEVVELGEPDASNLAKRADEFAALGLVLEGFGEGSVVVREVPTLLGDTDVRALVISLADDLREFGEALALRDKLEHICGTMACHGSVRAGRALRIDEMNALLRQMEATPHSGQCNHGRPTYVELKLSDIEKLFGRR; from the coding sequence ATGATTCGTATACTTCCCCCTACTACCGTTAACCGCATCGCCGCAGGCGAGGTAATCGAGCGTCCGGCGTCTGCTGTGAAGGAGCTTGTGGAAAACGCCATTGACGCTGGGGCGACGCGGATTGACGTGACGCTGCAACTGGCCGGGAAGGCGCTTATCCGTGTAAGCGATAACGGCTCCGGCATGACGCGTGACGAGCTTTCCTTATGCATTGAACGTCATGCGACCTCAAAACTGCCTGACGATGACCTGCTGCATGTGCGGCATCTGGGGTTTCGTGGAGAGGCGCTACCGTCCATCGGCTCGGTCAGCCGCCTGAGCATCACAAGCCGCAAGCAAGGCGCGGAAGATGCGTGGCAGGTGGTGGTGGAAGGTGGGGAGGCGTTCGAGCCCGTTCCGGCGGCGCATAAGCATGGCACGACCGTGGAAGTGCGCGATTTATTTTATGCGACACCCGCACGTTTGAAGTTCTTGCGGGCGGATCGCACCGAGGTAGAGCAGGCGAAAGACATTCTCATGCGGCTGGCGATGGCGAATCCTTCCGTCAGCTTTTCCCTGACCAGCGATGAGCGCAGCCTCGCGCGTTATGACGGAGCGCAGGGGGAATTGCTGGATGCGCGTATTGAGCGGCTTTCCGAGATTCTGGGGCGTGAGTTCCGCGCCAATGCGCTGCCGATTGACGCACAGCGCGAAGGCATCCGTATTTCCGGTTTTGCGAGCTTGCCGACTTATAACCGTGGTACTTCGACCGAACAGTATCTGTTCGTCAATGGCCGCCCCGTGCGTGATAAATTGCTGCTGGGGGTGGTAAAAGCTGCCTATCAGGATTTTCTGGAACGTAACCGCCATCCGGTTGTGGCGCTGTTTATCGACCTGCCGCCGGATAATGTGGATGTGAACGTCCATCCGGCCAAAGCGGAAGTGCGTTTTCGCGAGACGGGGCTTGTGCGCGGCACGATCATCAGTGCGCTCAAGCAGGCGATTGCCGGAGGGGCGCAACGTGCTTCCACGACAGTGGCGGATATGGCGCAATCGCTCATCGCGGCCAATGCGCAGCAACCCTATTATTACACTCCGAATATGGCCTTTACGCCGCGTGGACAGGTGGCGGAAGCTGCTCCGCTGCAATTCTTTGCAAGCGCCATACAGCAGGCGCCGCTGGCACGCGCCCCGGAAGCGCCTGCGGTGCAGGGCTATGAGAATTATCGTCTCGGTGCTGCGCGCGGACAGGTGCATAACACGTATATTGTGAGCCAGACGGCGGATGGGCTGGTGATCGTTGACCAGCATGCGGCGCATGAGCGACTGGTGTATGAGCGCATGAAGGAATCCATCGCGGAGACGGGCATTGCGCGGCAGAAGCTTTTGATTCCGGAAGTGGTAGAGCTGGGCGAGCCGGACGCTTCCAACCTCGCCAAACGCGCGGATGAATTCGCGGCGCTGGGGCTAGTGCTGGAAGGGTTCGGGGAAGGCTCCGTCGTGGTGCGCGAAGTGCCGACGCTGCTTGGGGATACGGATGTACGGGCGCTGGTGATCAGTCTTGCGGACGATTTGCGGGAGTTCGGAGAGGCGCTGGCGTTGCGGGATAAGCTTGAGCATATCTGTGGGACAATGGCGTGCCATGGCAGCGTGCGCGCGGGGAGGGCGTTGCGCATCGATGAGATGAACGCGCTGCTGCGCCAGATGGAGGCGACGCCGCATTCCGGCCAGTGTAATCACGGCCGCCCGACCTATGTGGAGCTCAAGCTCAGCGATATTGAAAAACTATTCGGCAGGCGGTGA
- a CDS encoding FTR1 family protein, which produces MLAALIIVFREIIEAGIVVGIVLAATRSVPRRGLWVAYGIGAGVLGACIVALFARTISEALSGFGQEYFNVGILTVAVGMLTWHNVWMARHGREMAMEMKAIGEAVAHGQRTLMALAIVVGIAVLREGSEIVLFLYSIAISGTDSAFSMVMGGLLGLVMGVSVAAVTYLGLLHIPNRHLFRVTGWLLALLAAGMAAQAVAFLEQAQAVNAFGQTAWNTSWLLSDTSLMGKALHTLVGYNERPTVLQVMVYAVTLIVTFTLMRLFGHSGSHHPKQHAPHAA; this is translated from the coding sequence ATGCTGGCTGCGCTGATTATCGTATTTCGTGAGATCATTGAGGCAGGGATTGTGGTGGGCATTGTGCTTGCGGCAACCCGCTCGGTTCCGCGGCGCGGCCTGTGGGTGGCTTACGGCATCGGCGCGGGCGTGCTCGGCGCATGCATCGTGGCGCTGTTTGCGCGCACGATCAGCGAAGCGCTTTCCGGCTTCGGGCAGGAATATTTCAACGTAGGCATTCTGACCGTCGCGGTGGGGATGTTAACCTGGCACAATGTCTGGATGGCGCGGCACGGGCGCGAGATGGCGATGGAGATGAAGGCGATCGGTGAAGCCGTGGCGCATGGGCAACGCACGCTGATGGCGCTCGCGATTGTGGTGGGCATTGCAGTGCTGCGCGAAGGTTCCGAGATCGTTCTGTTCCTCTATAGTATTGCGATTTCCGGCACGGATTCCGCTTTCTCGATGGTCATGGGCGGGCTGCTCGGCCTTGTGATGGGCGTAAGTGTGGCGGCGGTGACGTATCTTGGCCTGCTGCATATCCCGAACCGCCATCTCTTCCGCGTGACGGGCTGGCTGCTCGCGTTGCTGGCTGCAGGCATGGCGGCGCAGGCGGTGGCGTTCCTCGAGCAGGCGCAGGCCGTCAATGCGTTCGGGCAGACGGCGTGGAACACGTCCTGGCTGCTTTCGGACACGAGCCTCATGGGCAAGGCGCTGCATACGCTGGTCGGTTATAATGAGCGCCCCACGGTGCTGCAGGTGATGGTTTATGCCGTGACGCTGATCGTGACTTTCACGCTGATGAGATTGTTTGGGCATAGTGGATCTCACCACCCTAAGCAGCATGCTCCGCATGCGGCTTAG
- a CDS encoding cupredoxin domain-containing protein encodes MNRTNRLACAALIAALTWGVAAHADGEKVFTLTLKDQAFSPKELSIPAHEKVKLTVKNENTGVAEFESSDLNREKIITPGSKATVYVGPLEPGKYTFFDDFHRSTTGTLVAQ; translated from the coding sequence ATGAACCGCACAAACAGGCTTGCCTGCGCCGCGCTGATCGCCGCTCTCACATGGGGTGTTGCCGCGCATGCTGATGGCGAAAAGGTTTTTACCCTCACGCTTAAAGACCAGGCGTTTTCCCCGAAAGAACTTTCGATTCCGGCGCATGAGAAGGTGAAGCTCACCGTGAAGAACGAAAACACGGGCGTGGCGGAATTTGAAAGCAGCGATCTGAACCGCGAGAAGATCATCACTCCCGGCAGTAAGGCGACTGTGTATGTCGGTCCGCTGGAGCCGGGGAAATATACGTTCTTCGACGATTTCCACCGCAGCACGACCGGCACGCTCGTCGCGCAGTAA
- a CDS encoding ImmA/IrrE family metallo-endopeptidase: protein MQEKFNHTLLLLARQYRDKSQAEVAESAGLNQGHYSRIENGLLPDGPSYENVSRIAEVLAFPVPFFYQSDNMAGLPLSVHPMHRKKESVREGALKRIHAELNLRLIHIRKMLAAVETKAVLPLPWIDVDEGGGPKEIARKIRNAWLLPPGPISNLTECVEQAGIYVVWCNFDAAIDGVTMRLRDLPPCIFLNRAITADRMRFSLAHELGHIIMHRVPTDNIEDEANIFAAELLVPEKELRNDLIGGRITLERLARLKARWKVSMQSLLYQAGEKGYLSKNQSQYLWKQISSLGWRTREPEETDFAYEEPQLFPKIIDLHIKDLEYGMDEFQRLLNSERNDLQVLYGLQDNKSLLRLIK, encoded by the coding sequence ATGCAAGAAAAATTCAATCACACATTATTACTTTTAGCGAGGCAGTATCGGGATAAGAGTCAGGCAGAAGTTGCAGAGTCTGCGGGCTTGAATCAGGGGCATTATTCAAGAATAGAAAATGGCTTACTTCCCGACGGGCCTTCTTATGAGAATGTCAGCCGTATTGCTGAGGTGCTGGCGTTCCCCGTACCATTTTTTTACCAGTCCGACAACATGGCTGGTTTGCCTCTCAGTGTTCATCCAATGCATCGCAAAAAAGAGAGTGTTAGAGAAGGTGCTCTAAAACGAATTCATGCTGAGCTTAATCTGCGACTTATTCATATTCGTAAAATGTTGGCAGCAGTAGAAACAAAGGCTGTACTGCCATTGCCTTGGATTGATGTTGATGAAGGCGGTGGTCCCAAGGAAATTGCAAGGAAGATTCGAAATGCGTGGTTACTTCCTCCCGGACCTATTAGTAATCTTACAGAATGTGTTGAGCAGGCAGGGATTTACGTCGTGTGGTGTAATTTTGATGCGGCTATCGATGGTGTAACAATGCGTTTGCGTGATTTACCACCTTGTATATTTCTAAATAGAGCTATTACTGCTGATAGAATGAGATTCTCATTGGCTCATGAACTAGGACACATAATTATGCATCGTGTGCCTACTGATAATATTGAGGATGAAGCTAATATTTTTGCAGCGGAGCTTTTAGTTCCTGAGAAGGAATTGAGAAATGATCTTATTGGCGGACGAATCACACTCGAGCGGCTTGCACGATTAAAAGCTCGATGGAAAGTATCAATGCAATCTTTACTCTATCAAGCAGGAGAGAAGGGATATTTGAGTAAAAATCAAAGCCAGTATCTTTGGAAGCAAATTTCAAGCCTTGGTTGGAGAACACGAGAGCCTGAAGAGACAGATTTTGCTTATGAAGAGCCTCAGTTATTTCCAAAAATAATAGATTTGCACATTAAAGATCTTGAATATGGTATGGATGAATTCCAGCGCTTATTAAATAGTGAGCGCAATGATCTGCAGGTTCTTTACGGGTTGCAGGATAATAAATCGCTTTTGCGCCTCATAAAATAA